The Corallococcus macrosporus genome segment GCCCCGGGGGCCCGGCCCGTTGTCCGTTCCCGTGCATCCACCGGGGCCTGGGGTAGGGAGGGCAGCTCCCGCGCGGGCTCCGGCGCCGTCAGCCGCCGCCAGACGCGCCAGGTCAGCCAGACGCTGCATCCCAATTCCGACACCCAGCCCAGCCCCAGGGCCCAGGCGGCGCCCACGGGCCCCACGCGCGGCACCCAGAACGCGCTGCCCAGCGCCACCACGGCCACGGAGACGACGAGCAGCACCACCTGGCCCTTCAGCTCGCGCGCCGCGGTGAGCCCCACCGCGAGGCTCAGGCAGACGTACTCCAGCGCCGCGGCCCCCATCAGCCAGACGAACAGTTTGAGGTTCCCCGCGTACGCGGCGCCGTAGAAGAGCGTCAGCGCCCACCGGCCCAGCAACGCCGAACCGGCGATGGCGCACAGGCCCACGCCCGCTGACGCCGCCGTGAAGCCCGCCAGCGCCCGGCCGTAGCGGCGCGCGTCTCCCGCCGCGTGGTAGCGCCCCAGCCGGGGGCTCACCGCCTGCCCCAGCGAGTGCACCACCCGGCCGCCCAGCGCGGCGAAGTACGCGAGCGCGGCGTACATGCCCAGCTCCGCCTGGCCCGAGTGGGCCTCCAGGATGTAGCGGGGGATGTTGGGCCGCAGCGCGCCCAAAAGCGCGGTGAGGCCCAGCACCCAGCACAAGAGGAACAGCGCTTTGAGCTGCCCCGCTTCCGTCCGCCACGGCGTGCGCCAGAGGGTGCTCCAGGGACGCACGCCGGGGAACTCGCGCCGCAGCGCCCGCGCGTCGAAGACGAAGAGGACGATGGCCCACGCGAACGCCATGGCCGCCGCGCCGGCGATGGGGCTGTGCGTGAGCCACAGCGCCAGCGGCACCAGCACCGCGGACAGCACGCTCTTGGCGATGGTGGACCGGGCGATGAGCCCCAGCCGCTCCGCCTTCTGGAGCGCGCCGTAGAAGACCTCGCTCACCGCCTCGAAGCCCTTGGCCAGCGCCACCAGCGCGATGACCCAGCCCGCGTGGAGCGTGTCCGCCATCACCGTGGCGATGGCGCAGCACGCCACCACGCCCGCGGCGACGTTGAGCACCATCAGTCCCAGGTAATGCTGGAAGCCGAAGGCGCCCTTCGCGTCGGTGGCCTGGAGCGTGCGCAGCTGCATGCGCGCCATCAGGAGCACCGGGGCGGTGATGGCCAGCGCGAGCGCGAACTGGCCCACCTCCTCCATGGTGGCCAGCCGCGCGAAGGCCACCAGCACGCCCCACTGCGCGAGCGCGTAGACGAGCCCGGCGGAGAGTGACCAGACGAAGTTGCCCCCCACCGAGCGCCCGCTCATGACCGGGCCGCCGCCGCGCGCTCCAGCACTTCCGACAGGCGCTTCGCCGCGATGTCCGCGGAGTAGCGCTCCCGGCCCAGCTTCCCCGCCAGCGCCCCGGCCTCCGCGAGCCACCTGGGGTCCCGCAGCCGCTTCGCCAGCATGGCCGCCGCGGCGGGGGCGTCCTTGGGCGGCAGCCGCAGGCCGAAGGGCTCCTTGTCCAGCAGCTCCGCCTGCCAGCCGCCGTAGTTGAGCGCCAGGGGCCGGCCGGCGGCGAGCGCGTCGAAGAACTTGTTGGCGGAGTTGTCCTGCATGCCCGGCACGTCCGTGAAGAGCGACGTGGCGATGGTGGCCGCGCTCAGCACCGCGGGCACCTGCGCCTTGGGCACGCTGGGCAGGAAGAAGAGGTTCACGCCCTTCACGCCCAGCCGCTCCGCCAGCGCGTGCAGCATGGCCTCCTCGCGGCCCTGGCCCATGACGACGAAGCGGACCTCGGGGTCCAGCCTGCGCATCTCCGCGGCCACCCGCACCAGGTACTCCACGCCGTTCACCAGCCCCAGCGTGCCCGCGTACAGCACCATGGGCCGGTCTCCCAGCCACGCGTACTTCTGGCGGAACTCCTGGCCCGCGGACGCCGGCACCCCGAAGCGCTCCGGGTCGCAGAGGTTGGGGATGATGGTGATCTTCTCCGGCGGCACGCCCGCCGCCTCCACGCCCGCCTTCATGCCCGGCGACAGCGCGACGATGTGCGCCGCGCCCGCGTAGGCGGCCTTCTCCAACAGCTGCGCGGCCATGATGGCGGAGCGGCTCTTGAGCGCGCCCACCGCGATGGGGATGGCGGGCCACAGGTCGCGCACCTCGAAGACCATGGGGCGCTTGTTCCACCTGGACGCGGCGATGCCCGGCACCGCGATGGTGAGCGGCGTGCTGGTGGCGAAGAAGACGTCCGCGGGGAGCTGCGCGGCGCGGCGCGTGGAGTTGACCGCGAAGTGGCTGAAGGCCCGGATGCGGTCCGGGTAGCTCATGGCGTTGCTGTAGGGCACCGGCAGCCAGTGCACCTGGATGCCGCTCTCGTTGGACTCGCGCCAGCCCCTGCCCGTGCCGCTGTCCGTGCGCGTGTCGGACGTCACCATGTGGACCTCGTGGCCCATGGAGACCAGGCGCCGCGCCAGTTCATAGGAGCGCGTGCCCCCGTGCATGGTGGGGGTGTTGAAGTACTGGTGCAGGTAGACGATGCGCATGTCAGACGGCTCCTGTGAATGAAGGCTGGGGAAGGGCGTGGGGGAGGGGAGGGCCGGACTGCGCGGACCGCCGCCCGGGGGCCGCGGTCACGGAGGCCATCACCATCAAGAGGAAGAGGGCGCGGCTGTCGTAGAGGTCGCCGCTGGCCTGGGCGCCCAGCAGCACCAGCACCGCCGCGCCCACGGTGGCGCCGTCCAGCCCCCGGCGCCGCAGGAACGCCGAGCGCACGAAGGTGACGAGCACGCCCGCGAGCAGGAGCAGCCCGACGATGCCGCCCTCGCAGAACACCTCCAGGAAGAGGTTGTGCGGATAGACGCCCAGGCGCAGCGCGGGGAACGCCGCGAGCCCCGCGCCCGCCACCGGGTGGTCCTTGCCCAGTTGGAGGGCCCTCGCGTAGAGGATTTCGCGCCCGGACAGGTACACCTTGCCTTCGTTGTGGACCGAGCCGCCCGCGCCCGTCTCGTAGTTGAGGGTGAGGCGCAGGAAGCGCTCCTGCACGGAGTGGCTGAGGGCCTCCCCCAGCGGGGAGAACAGGGTCACCACGGTGATGGCGGCGGTCGCCAGCAGCAGCAGCAGCAGCAGCCGGCGCAGCGGCACGCGCCCCACCACGAGGCAGGTGGTGATGCCCGCGACGATGGCGGCGGAGCCGCCGCGCGAGCCCGTGAGCAGCGCGAGCACGACGCCGGTGGCGGCCACCGGAATCCACAGCCACGCCTGGCCCCTCCAGTACCAGAAGTAGAGCGCTCCTATCGCGAGCAGCCCCATGAGCCGCGCGAGGATGTTGGGCCCGCCGCCCATCACCGCCAGCCGCGCGCTCCCGCCGCCCCCCAGCAGTTGCTTGACGGCGGTGAGCGCGAGCAGCCCCGTGGCCATGACGACGGCGGCCCAGAACGCGTCCAGCACCCGGGGCGCGGGCTGGCGGAGCGCGGCCAGCGCGAAGCCCACGCACATCAGCCCCACCAGCACGAGGTCGGCGACCTTGGTCAGGGAGAAGCGCGGGTCGGGCGTCCAGGCGATGCTGGCGGCCATGTAGCCCAGGAAGCCCAGCAGGGCCGCGATGAGCGGCGGGTCGAAGCGGGCTTCCCCGGGCCGGGGCTCGCGCCGGGCGCGGTGCAGCAGCCCCACGCTGGCGAGCAGCACCCCGCACAGGACGATCCACAGACGCAGCTCCTGGACCAGGTTCGTGTCCACCTCTTCGTTGACCCCGAGCCCCAGCCGGTGGAAGCCCCAGCGGCCCGCGAGCACGTAGAGCGCCGCGATGAGGCCCAGTCCTGTGCAGCACATCCAGCTCACGGTGCGCTCTCCCGGCGGGTCTTCAGCTCGCGGACGGGTATTCGTATTGGTAGACGCCGCTCACCGCGCGGCCCGTACGGGAGCGCGGCACGCCGTTGAGGACCACGCCGTTCGCCGGGACGCCGCTCTGCTCCAGTTGGTGCAGCGCGGTGGCCACCTCGCGCAGGGACTGGGTCTGCGCGCGCACCACGGCCAGCCGCACGCCCGCGTGCCGGCCCACGAGCGCCGCGTCCGTCACCGCGAGGATGCACGGCGTGTCGAAGAGGACGGCGTCGTACTCGGCCGACACGCGCGCCACGAACGTGTCGAATGACGCGCCCGCCAGCAGCTCCGTGGGGTCCGGCGGAAGGCTGCCCGCGCCCAGGAACGACAGGCCGGGCGGCACGGTCCCCTCCAGCAGCGCCTCCTCCAGCGTGGCGGTGCCCCGCAGCACCTCATGCAGGCCGGGGACGCGCGCGTCGCGGAAGCACCGGTGCAGCCAGCCGCCGCGCAGGTTCGCGTCCACCAGCAGCACGCGCTGGCCCGTCTCCGCCAGCACCCACGCCAGGTTGAGCGCGACGAAGGACGTCCCCGCGCCGGGGCTGGACCCGGTGAGGGTGACGACGTTGCGGCCCGCGCCCTTCATGGCCAACTGGAGCCGCGTCCTCAGGCCTCGCACGGATTCAATGGTGACGTCCCGGGGGACGCTGCGCGCCAGGATGAGGGACGGCCCGGGCGGGGACGCCGTGCGGCGGGGGCCCATGGGGACGCTGGCGAGCACGGGCACCGCGAGCGCCGACTCCAGGGCCGCGGGGTCGGTGACGCCCGGGTTCAGCGACCGCCGCGCGAAGGCCAGCGCGACGCCGAACGTCAGCCCCAGCACCAGGCTGACCGCGAACACGTCCGGCTTCGTGGGGCGCACGGGCAGGCGCGTCACCACGGGCGCGTCGATGAGGCGCGCGTTGGTGATGGTGCTCGACTTGAGCACCCGGTACTCCTGGGCCTTGTTGTTCAGCTGGAGGTACAGCTCGTTGGCCACCTTCACGTCGCGCGTGAGCTGGGCGGACACCCGCTCCGCGTCCGGGATGCCCTTGAGCCGGGTCTCCAGCGCGGTGCGCTCCGTGCGCAGGCGCGCCAGCTTGCGCTCCGTGGCCATGAGCAGCGGGTGGTGTTCGGTGAAGCGCTGCCGCAGCTCCGAGCGCTCCAGCGAGAGCGAGGAGATGTCCTTGTCCAGGTCCGCGCCGCGGTTGAGGACGGCCTGCACCTCCAGCGCCAGGTCCACGCCGCCCTTCTTGGCGCGGTAGTCGCGCAGCGCGGCCTCCGCCTGCTCCAGGCCCTGGCGCAGCCCGGGCAGCTGGCTGTCCAGGAACGACAGCGTGCGGCCCGCGTCGTCGCTGCGGCGCTCCACGTTGGCGCGCACGTACGCGTCCGCGATGGTCCGCAGCGTGGTGGTGGCCTGCACGGGGTCCGGCCCCTCCAGGGTCAGGTTGAGGATGCCCGTGCCGGTGCCCTTCTCACCCATGCGCAGCGCGCGCTGCAGCTCCTCCACCACCGCGAGCTTCGAGCGCCGCATCACCTGGAAGTGCGTCCCCGGCCGGGCGCGCAGCCGGGTGACGTACAGCTCCACCTCGTGCGCCGTGTCCCCTTCCGTCTGGGCGCCGGTGCCCGCGACGCCGTGGAGGACGGCGCGCCCGTCGGGGCCCCACAGCGTGTACGCGCCGTCGGCTTCCGCCACGAGCGTGAGCGGCACGTCCTCCCACTCCTCGGGCACGTTCAGCCGCTCCACCTGGAGCTCTTCCCCGCCCCAGGCGTACGTGGCCCGGCCCCACCACGGCACGGGCGCCAGCTCCGGCCCCGGGTGCGCGCGGGCGTACGCCGCGCCCACCCCCGGGAAGTGGTGGGGCTCCACGCTCACGCCCAGGTGCAGCGTGTCCGCCACGCGCCCCAGCAGGGCCCGGGAGCCCAGGACCTCCATCTCCGTGGCCGCCATGCCAGGCGCGTCTGGAATCAGGTCGTCCAGTTGGCCCAGGCTGCTGCCCTTCTGCTCGATTTGCAGGAGGGCATTGGCCCGGTACACCGGCGCCGTGGTGAGCAGGTACAGCCCCCCCACGGCCAGGGCCAGGGCGACGGACGCCGCGATGGTGCCGCGACGCTCTCCCAGGATGGCCAGGTATCTGCCCAATCCCAGCTCATCATCCTGCGCGCCAGGGCCGGGGCGGGGGGGCGCCACGCGTTGGGAGGTGCTCGTCATGGGTTGTCGATGATGATGGTTCTGTCTCCGATATCCACTGCCTGCCAGAGCAGCTGAACTGTTGGCTGGATTTGCTGGATGATCCGGTTCCACCGTGTCAAGTCGTGCGCGGAGACGAACACCACGTCATGTGGTTGTAATTGGAACTGCGTCGCGAGCAGCAGCGCGTCCGCCGACGACGCGTCCAGCTTGAAGATGGAGGGGTGGTCGAAGTTGCCGCGAATGACATACACGCGGCCCGGGTTGGACGTGAGCGGGTCGAAGCCCTCGGTGTCGCCAATGGCCTCCGCCAGCGTCATCCGTCCCTTCACCATCACGCGGGAGGACGGCTTGCGGACCTCTCCCAGCACGAAGACCTTGTTGCGGCTGCGGTCCGCCACGTTGACGATGTCGCCGTCCTGGAGGAGCCAGTTCTGGCTCACGTCTCCCTGTTCGTAGAGGGCCTGCAAATCCAGCGTGAAGGTGGCGCCGCCCCGGCTGAGCGTGACGGTGCGCAGGTCCGCCTCCGTGGAGAAGCCCTTCGCCTGGGCGATGGCGTCCTGCACGCGCAGGGGCACGTCGGTGATGGGCAGGGTGCTGGGGGCCACCACCTCCCCCGTCACCTGGACCTTCTGTCCCCGGAAGCCCACCACCCGCACGTCCAGTTGGGGCTTCTCGATGACGCTCGCCAGCCGCTGCGTGAGCAGCTCGCGGATCTCCCGCAGCGTCTTGCCCGCCACGGGGATGTTCCCCACGTGGGGGTAGAACATGGTCCCGTCCGCCGCCACCGGGTGGCCGGTGGCCTCCGCGGAGCGGAACTCGCCGGCGGGGATGGTGAGCTCCGGGTGGTCCCAGACGATGACGCTCAGCACGTCGTGCGCCGTCACCCGGTAGTCATAGTCCGTGGCCACCCGAGCCAGCGGATCCACCCGCGGCGTGGGCCGCAGCTGCCTGCGGGCCTCCTGCTGCCGGCTGATGAGGGCCGCGTCGATGGGGACGATGTCATAGGCGCCGTCCGCGCCGGCGTCTGCCTTTCCGGCATGGCGCTCCCGGAAGGCGTCTTCGTCCATCTGCATTCCCGGGCCCCAGGCGCATGCGCTCATGCAAAACACCGCGGCCAATAGCAGGGCGTGTTTCATAGGGCGGGGAATCTTCCGGACAAACCGTGCAAGCGTAAGCCCTGGACAATGCCAAATGTCTGGAAGCCGTTAGGCCTCGCTGGCGAGGTGACACATGCCCTGCCCTGGAGGGCCAAGGCGGGGTGAAGCGCCGGAATCAGGACATCGCCCTGCACCTCCGGGGGCGATGACGGACCCGGGGCGCATGCCCATACCCTCTGGCTGTTTCAAGCGGCTGCCCGCCCGCGTGCTACCGCCCCCGGGGGAGACATCATGAACCGAGTGACACCGTGGAGAGCCGTCCTCGTCCCTGACGCTGGCCAGCGCGCCGTGTCGTCCGACTATTTCCGCTCCGAGCAGCACCTGCGCGCCGAAGGGGTGACGCACAGCCTCATCGTGGAGGACGGGGCGGGGCGGGCCCTGCGGGTGCCGCTCGTCGTGCGGCCCATTGAAGGGACGGGCTACCGGGACGCGGTGTCGCCGTATGGCTTTCCCGGCGCGGAGCTGAACGGGCTGTCCGAGGTGCCCGTGGACGCCATCGACTGGCGGGGCACGGAGCTGGTCAGCCTCTTCCTGCGCGACCGCATTGGCGGGCCGTACTGCTTCGCGGGAGGACAGCCGCGCCGGGAGGTGTGCCTCATCGACCCGAGGCTGCCGGTGAGGTTCCGGAGCGACCACGGCGAGGACATCCGCCGCAACGCGCGGCTCGGCTACGTCAGCGCGGCCGTGCCGGTGAAGGACGCCACGCGGGAGGAGCGCGAAGCGCTCAAGGCGCTCCACCGGCGGGCCCTGGTCCGCGACCACGGCGGGGCGGA includes the following:
- a CDS encoding lipopolysaccharide biosynthesis protein, whose amino-acid sequence is MSGRSVGGNFVWSLSAGLVYALAQWGVLVAFARLATMEEVGQFALALAITAPVLLMARMQLRTLQATDAKGAFGFQHYLGLMVLNVAAGVVACCAIATVMADTLHAGWVIALVALAKGFEAVSEVFYGALQKAERLGLIARSTIAKSVLSAVLVPLALWLTHSPIAGAAAMAFAWAIVLFVFDARALRREFPGVRPWSTLWRTPWRTEAGQLKALFLLCWVLGLTALLGALRPNIPRYILEAHSGQAELGMYAALAYFAALGGRVVHSLGQAVSPRLGRYHAAGDARRYGRALAGFTAASAGVGLCAIAGSALLGRWALTLFYGAAYAGNLKLFVWLMGAAALEYVCLSLAVGLTAARELKGQVVLLVVSVAVVALGSAFWVPRVGPVGAAWALGLGWVSELGCSVWLTWRVWRRLTAPEPARELPSLPQAPVDARERTTGRAPGAVVGGRTRL
- a CDS encoding glycosyltransferase family 4 protein, coding for MRIVYLHQYFNTPTMHGGTRSYELARRLVSMGHEVHMVTSDTRTDSGTGRGWRESNESGIQVHWLPVPYSNAMSYPDRIRAFSHFAVNSTRRAAQLPADVFFATSTPLTIAVPGIAASRWNKRPMVFEVRDLWPAIPIAVGALKSRSAIMAAQLLEKAAYAGAAHIVALSPGMKAGVEAAGVPPEKITIIPNLCDPERFGVPASAGQEFRQKYAWLGDRPMVLYAGTLGLVNGVEYLVRVAAEMRRLDPEVRFVVMGQGREEAMLHALAERLGVKGVNLFFLPSVPKAQVPAVLSAATIATSLFTDVPGMQDNSANKFFDALAAGRPLALNYGGWQAELLDKEPFGLRLPPKDAPAAAAMLAKRLRDPRWLAEAGALAGKLGRERYSADIAAKRLSEVLERAAAARS
- a CDS encoding O-antigen ligase family protein — protein: MCCTGLGLIAALYVLAGRWGFHRLGLGVNEEVDTNLVQELRLWIVLCGVLLASVGLLHRARREPRPGEARFDPPLIAALLGFLGYMAASIAWTPDPRFSLTKVADLVLVGLMCVGFALAALRQPAPRVLDAFWAAVVMATGLLALTAVKQLLGGGGSARLAVMGGGPNILARLMGLLAIGALYFWYWRGQAWLWIPVAATGVVLALLTGSRGGSAAIVAGITTCLVVGRVPLRRLLLLLLLATAAITVVTLFSPLGEALSHSVQERFLRLTLNYETGAGGSVHNEGKVYLSGREILYARALQLGKDHPVAGAGLAAFPALRLGVYPHNLFLEVFCEGGIVGLLLLAGVLVTFVRSAFLRRRGLDGATVGAAVLVLLGAQASGDLYDSRALFLLMVMASVTAAPGRRSAQSGPPLPHALPQPSFTGAV
- a CDS encoding polysaccharide biosynthesis tyrosine autokinase, translating into MTSTSQRVAPPRPGPGAQDDELGLGRYLAILGERRGTIAASVALALAVGGLYLLTTAPVYRANALLQIEQKGSSLGQLDDLIPDAPGMAATEMEVLGSRALLGRVADTLHLGVSVEPHHFPGVGAAYARAHPGPELAPVPWWGRATYAWGGEELQVERLNVPEEWEDVPLTLVAEADGAYTLWGPDGRAVLHGVAGTGAQTEGDTAHEVELYVTRLRARPGTHFQVMRRSKLAVVEELQRALRMGEKGTGTGILNLTLEGPDPVQATTTLRTIADAYVRANVERRSDDAGRTLSFLDSQLPGLRQGLEQAEAALRDYRAKKGGVDLALEVQAVLNRGADLDKDISSLSLERSELRQRFTEHHPLLMATERKLARLRTERTALETRLKGIPDAERVSAQLTRDVKVANELYLQLNNKAQEYRVLKSSTITNARLIDAPVVTRLPVRPTKPDVFAVSLVLGLTFGVALAFARRSLNPGVTDPAALESALAVPVLASVPMGPRRTASPPGPSLILARSVPRDVTIESVRGLRTRLQLAMKGAGRNVVTLTGSSPGAGTSFVALNLAWVLAETGQRVLLVDANLRGGWLHRCFRDARVPGLHEVLRGTATLEEALLEGTVPPGLSFLGAGSLPPDPTELLAGASFDTFVARVSAEYDAVLFDTPCILAVTDAALVGRHAGVRLAVVRAQTQSLREVATALHQLEQSGVPANGVVLNGVPRSRTGRAVSGVYQYEYPSAS
- a CDS encoding polysaccharide export protein encodes the protein MKHALLLAAVFCMSACAWGPGMQMDEDAFRERHAGKADAGADGAYDIVPIDAALISRQQEARRQLRPTPRVDPLARVATDYDYRVTAHDVLSVIVWDHPELTIPAGEFRSAEATGHPVAADGTMFYPHVGNIPVAGKTLREIRELLTQRLASVIEKPQLDVRVVGFRGQKVQVTGEVVAPSTLPITDVPLRVQDAIAQAKGFSTEADLRTVTLSRGGATFTLDLQALYEQGDVSQNWLLQDGDIVNVADRSRNKVFVLGEVRKPSSRVMVKGRMTLAEAIGDTEGFDPLTSNPGRVYVIRGNFDHPSIFKLDASSADALLLATQFQLQPHDVVFVSAHDLTRWNRIIQQIQPTVQLLWQAVDIGDRTIIIDNP
- a CDS encoding GNAT family N-acetyltransferase; translation: MNRVTPWRAVLVPDAGQRAVSSDYFRSEQHLRAEGVTHSLIVEDGAGRALRVPLVVRPIEGTGYRDAVSPYGFPGAELNGLSEVPVDAIDWRGTELVSLFLRDRIGGPYCFAGGQPRREVCLIDPRLPVRFRSDHGEDIRRNARLGYVSAAVPVKDATREEREALKALHRRALVRDHGGAEYCASEAWFEEVFTCPFAWLVTTRAPDGTVASAALVVLSDGLLHHFIGGTADAYLAHAPEKNEVPVMVELAEKLEASVHLGGGVRPGDALEQSKRGFANAASRFYTHDLICDPEAYARLSQGHAEGGFFPAYRAPRS